One Helianthus annuus cultivar XRQ/B chromosome 12, HanXRQr2.0-SUNRISE, whole genome shotgun sequence genomic region harbors:
- the LOC110893432 gene encoding uncharacterized protein LOC110893432, translating to MKWLDEMETAMDISNCADKDVVKFVSQSFKGEALAWWKAMVQSTGKIPLYNMGWSNFVDHIRENYCPQHEVEKVEIDFLTLTMKNLDCQQYATDFNSLSRLVPYLITPEPKRIVRFIGGLTPEVKGNVKASRPTTFRSTVDLSLSLTLDIVRQKLVKTETNEKRQREEDNSQNPKKKGKSEFERNQQHSNKKPTCKTCKRRHWG from the coding sequence ATGAAATGGCTTGATGAAATGGAAACTGCTATGGACATCAGCAATTGTGCTGATAAGGATGTagtgaaatttgtttcacaatctttcaAAGGCGAGGCCCTCGCATGGTGGAAGGCCATGGTacagtccacggggaaaattcccctatacAATATGGGATGGTCCAATTTTGTGGATCATATCAGAGAAAACTACTGTCCACAACACGAAGTGGAAAAAGTGGAGATAGATTTTCTGACtctcacaatgaaaaacctaGATTGTCAGCAATATGCTACCGACTTCAACTCCCTGTCTAGATTGGTACCCTATTTAATtacccctgaacctaaacgcattgtgcgtttcatcggtggtttgaCACCGGAAGTAAAAGGgaatgttaaggcttcaaggccaacCACATTCAGATCAACTGTGgatctatccttgtctctcactctagATATAGTGAGACAAAAGTTAGTCAAGACTGAAACTAATGAGAAAAGACAGagggaggaggataactcccAGAATCCTAAGAAGAAGGGCAAATCCGAGTTCGAAAGGAACCAACAACATTCCAATaaaaagcctacatgcaaaacctgcaaaagaagacACTGGGGATAG